In the Sphingobium sp. RAC03 genome, TCTATCCTGCCATGGATCAGATCATGAGCATTATCGCCAAGTCCCGCTATATTTACGGCGGACAGGCGACGTTGCCGCTCGTGATCCGTACATGCCTGTTCTACGGCAATTCCAACGCGGCGCAGCATAGCGACCGACCCTATTCGATGTTCATGAACGTTCCAGGTCTCAAGATCATGGTGCCGTCCAGCGCCTATGACATGAAAGGCATGTTGAAGGCCGCAATCCGTGATGATGACCCGGTCCTGTGTTTCGAAGACAGCACCTGCTGGACCAGCAAGTCCGACATGCCCGACGATCCAGATTTCATCATTCCGTTGGGCAAGGGGGACATCAAGCGGGAAGGCACCGACATCTCCGTGATCGCCGTTGCCGGCGCGGTTCCGTTGGCGCTCAAGGCCGCGCAACTGCTGGCGAAGGAGGGCATATCGATCGAAGTCGTGGACCCACGCAGCTTGGTGCCACTCGACAAGGCGCTCATCTTGAAATCGGTGCGCAAGACCGGCCGCGCGATCACGGTCGATCCCGCCCATCAGACATGCAGCGCCGCCAGCGAGATATCCGCCCTGATCGTCGAGCAGGCATTCGACGCGCTGCGTGGCCCGGTATTGCGGGTCGCGACAGCCGATACGCACCTGCCTTTCTCGCCCGCCATCGAAAAGGCGCTCTATCCCACCGTCGACCGCATCGTCGCGGCCGCTCGCACCCTTGTCGGTGCGGCCCGACCCGTTCCGGCATAGGAGGACATCATCATGGCCAACATGAAGGTGCTGCTCCCCCAGTTCGGGATGGGAATGCAGGATGCCGAAATCGTCCGATGGCTCAAGGCCGTAGGCGACAAGGTCGAGGCAGGCGAACCTTTGCTCGAAGTGGAAGCGGCCAAGGCAACCGTCGAAGTACCGTCACCCGGTTCGGGAACCCTGACCGACATTTTGGTAGCGGAAGGCGAATCCGCCGATGTCCGCAGCCACATCGCGACGATCCTGGTCTGACATGCCAAGGATATGGCGCAAACGGCGATGGGCCATTGGCGGCCTCATCTTGCTGGTCGCCCTTGCAGGCGCGGGCCTATGGTGGCGTATTGCGCACCCGCCGTTGCCGCCTTTGTTCATCCCTACCCGCCTTCCCGTCCAAACCCCCTGGGCACAATGGGGGGCTACGGCGGCCGGCACGCGCTATACGGAGGCGGCGCAGATCGTACCAGGCAATGTCGGGCATCTCCAGGTCGTCTGGCGCTATTCGACGGGCGAACTGTCGCGTCGCCCGGAAGCGATGTTGGCCAACAGCACCAGCGAGACCACGCCGATACTGGCCGCGGGTTCGCTTGTGACATGCACCCCCTTTTCCCGCGTCATCGCGCTTGATCCGGCCACGGGACGGGAGAAGTGGACGTTCGATCCCAAGATCGACCCGAATTTCAAGCTGCCCGATCAATATATCTGTCGCGGCGTATCGCAATGGCGCGATCCCGAAGCGGCGTCGGGCGCGCTGTGCGCCGAGCGCATCATACTAGCCACAGTCGACATGCGCCTGATCGCGCTGGATGCCCGCACCGGGCGGACCTGCCCCGGATTTGGCCAGAACGGTACGGTGCGGATCGATCCGGGGCCACTCCATCATCCTGGCGAGGTCAAGCTGGCCGCACCTGCAGCGATCGCGGCAGGCAGCATCGTGGTCGGCACGTCGGTTCTGGACAATGTCCGCGCCAGCGCCCCGCGCGGCATCATTCGCGCCTATGATGTTCGGACGGGGCAGCCGCGCTGGACATTCGACCCCATTCCCCAGACCGGCGGCAGCGATCGCGACTGGATGGGCGATAGTCGCCTGAAAACCGGTGCTGCCAATGTCTGGTCGGTCATATCTGCCGATACGCAGCGCGGGCTGGTCTTCCTGCCCACGTCCAGTGCATCGCCCGACTATTATGGTGGCCAGCGTCCGGGTGACAACCGGCATGCCAACAGCGTCGTGGCGTTGAATGCCCGAACCGGTGCGCTCGTCTGGGCGCGCCAGCTGATCCATCATGATATCTGGGATTATGATACGCCCGCTCAACCGACCCTTGTCGACATCCAGCGCGATGGTCGCGCGGTCCCGGCACTGGTCCAGCCTACCAAGCAAGGCTATGTCTTCATCCTCAACCGTCGAACCGGTGCGCCGCTATTTCCCATCGACGAAGTGCCGGTACCGCAAGGTGGAATGCCGGGCGAGTGGCTGTCACCGACGCAGCCGCGACCAAGATTGCCCAAGCCGATCGTACCGCAATCCGTAAAGCCGGAGGACGCATGGGGTTTTACCGCCTGGGACCGCGGGAAATGTCGCGACCTCATCGCCCGCTATCGCAGCGAAGGGCTGTTTACCCCGATCAGCGAACGCGGGACGATCACCTACCCCGCCGCTTCGGGTGGCGCGAACTGGGGGGCGGGTGCGATCGATCCTGCGCGGCAAATCTACTATATCAATTCCAGCCGCATCGCTTCCGTCATCCGGTTGCGTCGGCGCGCGCCGGGCGCCGGTGGGACCGTCAAGCTCTCGGCGACCGAAGACGTGTCCCCGATGGCGGGCACCCCTTATGAAGTGAAGCGCGAATGGTTGCTGTCGCCGTTGGGCGCCCCCTGTACCAAGCCGCCATGGGGCGGACTGACCGCGATCGACCTGCGATCGGGCCGCACGCTTTGGGACGTGCCGCTGGGCACCATCAACGACAAGGTCGCCGTACCGCTGCCCTTCGATCTCTCCTTGGGCACGCCCAATATCGGCGGGCCGATCGCAACGAAGGGCGGCGTCCTGTTCATCGCCGCAACCATGGACGGCTATCTGCGGGCGATCGAAATGGCCACGGGGAAGGAATTATGGCGCGACGCCCTACCCGGTGGCAGCCAGACGACACCGATGAGCTATATGGCGGGCGGGCGGCAATTCGTGGTCGTCGCGTCGGGCCAGCATATGTGGTTTCAAACCAAGCGATCGGATGAGATCGTGGCCTACGCCTTGCCGATGAAATGATCGCCTTCGTCGCGTTGCGCGCGGTTGGTAGACGCGCGCGACCCGATGTCGCTCAGTCCCAATGACATCTGCTTTTCCGCCAGCATGGCGATATAGCTACTACGAACAGGATCGATCAGGACGAGACTGGCGGTCTTGAGAAAATTGGCATGGAGTTCGATACGGCAGTGATCTTCATCGACGGCGCCCACCGCCCAGCGATGATAGAGGGTCGTGCGGCTGAGCGGAACAGGAAAGTGTCGTAAGGGGCATTATTTCCTTTCAAAAGTCCCATTCGGAATTAGGTTGGCGTAGCGGTCTGAGGCCGCCGTTTGCGACGGCGTCAGGCACGGAGAAGTCGTAGCGGCCGAGGAAATTGATGTGACGCCAAGATATCGGCGAGAGCCGAGCGATATCGGCGGGCAGCGGCGGCGTCCCGGCCTCGCTGAGTTGGCGCACGGTTTCCTGCATGTAGACAGCGTTCCAGTGGACGATGGAGTTGAGGGCCAGACCGAGGACCCCAAGCTGCTCCTCTTGGCCCTGACGCAGAGGGCTTCTGATTTCGCCCCGATCGCCGTGATGGACGCGCCGACCGAGCTTGTGGCGCAATTCCTGCCGGTTGAGCTGAAACAATATTCGTCGCCGGAACGGCCGGTCATCGATGTATCGCAGGATATGCAGCGTCTTGATGATGCGGCCGAGTTCAGACAGGGCCTTGGCCAGCGTTGTTGGGCGGTCTTTGACCTGCAGCATTCGCATGACGCCTGCGGCCTTGAGGTGGCCGAGCTTGAGCGATCCGGCCAAGCGGATAAGGTCGGACCAGTTTTCCCGGATCAGATTGATTTTAACCCTGCCCCAGGCGGTCTGATCGAACGGCCCATAGCTCGCCTGGCGGTCGATACGCCAGAGTTTGGCGTCGCCGATGTCCGCCAGACGGGGGCTGAACCGGTAGCCCAAGAGCCAGAACAGACCGAAAATGGCGTCGGAATAGGCGGCGGTGTCGGTCATGATCTCCAGAGGATCGAGCTCGGTTTCCTGCTCCAGCAGGAGAGCCAGGACGACCAGGCTGTCGCGCAACGTGCCGGGGATGACCGCTCCGGTCAGACCGCTGAACTGATTGGAAATCATGTTGTACCAAGTGACGCCGCGCTCCTGGCCGTAATATTTGGGGTTGGGCCCGGCGTGTATGGCGCTCGACGGAGCGACAAAACGCATGCCGTCGGCGCTGGCCACCTCGCCTGCGCCCCAATGTTGGACGATATCCAGACGACTGTGAGCGGAAACGATCGCGGCGTTGGCCGCGGCGATGGTCTCGGGCCGAATGAAATTCTGACCGACCCAAGAAA is a window encoding:
- a CDS encoding alpha-ketoacid dehydrogenase subunit beta; this translates as MTKATYLEAIRQAQHEEMSRDKRVFIMGEDIICNVFGTTTGFVDSFGVERVRDTPISENGFIGAAAGASMVGMRPIVDATIASFLYPAMDQIMSIIAKSRYIYGGQATLPLVIRTCLFYGNSNAAQHSDRPYSMFMNVPGLKIMVPSSAYDMKGMLKAAIRDDDPVLCFEDSTCWTSKSDMPDDPDFIIPLGKGDIKREGTDISVIAVAGAVPLALKAAQLLAKEGISIEVVDPRSLVPLDKALILKSVRKTGRAITVDPAHQTCSAASEISALIVEQAFDALRGPVLRVATADTHLPFSPAIEKALYPTVDRIVAAARTLVGAARPVPA
- a CDS encoding biotin/lipoyl-containing protein, giving the protein MANMKVLLPQFGMGMQDAEIVRWLKAVGDKVEAGEPLLEVEAAKATVEVPSPGSGTLTDILVAEGESADVRSHIATILV
- a CDS encoding pyrroloquinoline quinone-dependent dehydrogenase, which codes for MPRIWRKRRWAIGGLILLVALAGAGLWWRIAHPPLPPLFIPTRLPVQTPWAQWGATAAGTRYTEAAQIVPGNVGHLQVVWRYSTGELSRRPEAMLANSTSETTPILAAGSLVTCTPFSRVIALDPATGREKWTFDPKIDPNFKLPDQYICRGVSQWRDPEAASGALCAERIILATVDMRLIALDARTGRTCPGFGQNGTVRIDPGPLHHPGEVKLAAPAAIAAGSIVVGTSVLDNVRASAPRGIIRAYDVRTGQPRWTFDPIPQTGGSDRDWMGDSRLKTGAANVWSVISADTQRGLVFLPTSSASPDYYGGQRPGDNRHANSVVALNARTGALVWARQLIHHDIWDYDTPAQPTLVDIQRDGRAVPALVQPTKQGYVFILNRRTGAPLFPIDEVPVPQGGMPGEWLSPTQPRPRLPKPIVPQSVKPEDAWGFTAWDRGKCRDLIARYRSEGLFTPISERGTITYPAASGGANWGAGAIDPARQIYYINSSRIASVIRLRRRAPGAGGTVKLSATEDVSPMAGTPYEVKREWLLSPLGAPCTKPPWGGLTAIDLRSGRTLWDVPLGTINDKVAVPLPFDLSLGTPNIGGPIATKGGVLFIAATMDGYLRAIEMATGKELWRDALPGGSQTTPMSYMAGGRQFVVVASGQHMWFQTKRSDEIVAYALPMK